The following DNA comes from Rhipicephalus microplus isolate Deutch F79 chromosome 6, USDA_Rmic, whole genome shotgun sequence.
ACTCATTAGTCTCTGAACGAACATCTGTTATGCTATACTTACGTTGCGTTTCGCTTTTCTTTGTCTTGTTGATGTTATATAGCGGTTAGTcttgctttattttatttgctcatTTCTGTTTACAATCGTCCGTGTGGTCCGTTCGTCGGCATGAGCCGATTTCCCTAAAAAATAAAAGACAACAAAACGATTCCCACATAGCCACACTTGGACGTAATTATGAGTTTTCACATGACCACAACAAGGAGTGAGTTAAACGGTACCTGCTCAGCGCCTACTCAACAATTAGCCAACGGACCAGCGGGTTGAGATGATTAACGGGTAGGGCCTTGCAAAGAATTTGCATAAAATGCATGCTGAGTGGGGAGGGCGGAGTCAATTACAAATGAAACGGTTTCAAGGACCTTAACAGACACCATGGGAGACGTCGACTTACGTTGCTCTGTACGCAGCTGTGTCCGCTGGCTTCCGTGGTCTTGTGAGAGCTGTCTGGGAGGGAGCGTAGAATATTGCTTTTACTAATTCTTTATCAATGAGAATTACCCACTACGAGCCAGGAGGTAAGATTGGTTGGTCAGTAGGAATCCCTTTATGGATGGCTCAGGCCCATTGCAGGGGATTATCCGACGATGTATTGGAGGCCAAAACCTAAGGTGAGACACAAGAATAGGAtagcgtcgaggcaagcccttgacgtcccctcatgggaggcttaggccTGGCCACCTAAaactgctggtttcttataataaagtttattcctcctgcTCCTCCATACAAACAAAGATTGATCGAATAAGATTAGAAACAGTGCtagtaaaaataatgaaaaaaaattaaatgaaagAAGTTGTAGCCCACCGTTACCAcaatttatcatcatcatcatcatatccaatcacggcacagcacatctCGCACAGCTCGTTTGTCTATTCATTGCGGTTCGTTCAAGTACAGCCTGGGTTTTCCCAGGCTTGTACTGTTTTTCCCAGATGTATCTGTTCTTGGTAAGAGTAACTATACACTAGCACGTGAAACGGTAGATTCAAAGTAcactaaaaaaattggccccgtatatgcatgtttCACTGCGAATATCGACAATAGACGCtatagttttgcgtctggagagagtgaacaaaaccttgatttgatgttctgcttGAGGAAACGGGTAGATTGTATtcgggaggcgctgcgttagagtgtgtctcaatccgtgcagcgaaggtgaatgAGCACATCGAGACACGTCAGACACATGTGCtatgtggcagttatcttcaGAGGAAGGAAACGGAGGAAGGCGTGCCCGCCGgtttcggaggcgataaggtgtggAATGCagagcgacgggcaggtgccaccaccgtgtcgtcttagcaaagcgttggaaacacttgactTTTTGAGCGTCGCGTtgtattgtcagcgcagcgtgctaaactctacggtctttagaattacttatgtatgcattctctagtataaagacacacatacaaaatatggaCGTGTTGTTacatggcgcctcagatatgcgtaataattgattttcaattgacaatcgcacaagtatgaaacGGTGAAACTTGGGCAAtatcggtgggcgctgcggatagggtacCATTTGTGGTATCTTGTGAGGCCATTTGGGGTATTGTtatggtggacaaacagacaattgtacaggccaacagacagacagacaaagagctTTATTGGGTCCTGGGAAACGCTACTcttttagagcaacgtcgcgggtcGCTCCCACGTAGGAATGGGGAGGCATAGCCTCACCGCcccatcgtgggctctctggacatcccgtagttgtggtagcaactctgaacttcgtaaggcagagtcccaatccTTTTCTGTGAGCCGACGTggggccccgtaacgaggggcactgccagagcatatgtgctaagccgctaacctcaccacaatcaggacaagtAGAGTCAAAAACCTCAGAGGAGACCATGCTGAGGAAAGATAGGCTTGTataggacctggtctggagcattATAAATGTGATGGCCTGAGGTCTAGACAACGTGCTGTGCGGAGGAGGAAATGATcacctactcaactggtagtgtttagccacttcacagaatgtaagtaaagcgtccctgaacatctcCGTGCAACCTGCGGGCCTACGTCCTCGCCAGCgcggagggttagtgcgcgcgccctggagtgagcagtgtcattcaggtttatTAGAGAGTCCAGTAGGGGTACGAGATCTGCAGGAAACCAAGTAATGGTATGTAgagaaagtgtcctattttcaaATAGTTTATCAGAGTTTCTAGCCTTTTCTTTTCGAATCCATACCAAGAGCACATGACAACAACGTACGTTATATGACTCATGAGGAATGCATGAAAAAACCTCAGTAGGTTGTCCTCTCTGAATCCCCCCTTCTGTTCGAGACCCTATTAATTAACCTGATTATGTTCTCGGTCTTGGTTGAAATCTTAGCGATGGTTTGTTTGTTGTACCTATGTGACTCTCTAATCACGCCTAGCACTCTAATAGCGTCCACTCTCGGAATGGGGTCGCCGCTTCTGGTGTGAAGTACGATGTCTACCTCTGACAAAGACTTCCAGTTTTTTTGGCTTGGCTCTTTTTCTACTGGGCCTGTATAAAAGCAGCTCCGATTTACTGCAGGAGAACCTCAGCACTGTGCCAGCAAGTAAGTGGTCAGTCTGATCGACGGTTTCCTGAAGTGCAGTTTCGACTTCCCATTCTCTACCTCcaggacaccagatggtaatatcatcagcgtaaagcgtATGGCTGATGCCCTTCACGTTAGATAGCAGTGGGGACAACTTGCTTATAGCGATGTTAAAAAGAAGCGGGGATATCACCTCTCCTTCCACCGTGCCTTTAGGGCCCAATGCTATGGGAGAGGACTTAAGGTCTCCGATATTGAGCGTGGCCTACCTGGATTCGAGAAAGGAGCTGACGTATCTGTGGAAGGCTTCGCCCAGTCCAAGCTATGAAATAGAGTTTAAGATGTGCGCGTgagagatgttgtcaaacgctttttccgtATCACGACCCAGGATGCCTCTTACGTCCCTTGTGTTCacgtctatgatttgatgtttgagCAGCTTCATTGTGTCTTGTGCGGACAAAGACGGACGAAACTGAACCATGTCTTAACGAAAAATACCTTTCTTCTCGATGAACTTAGAGACACGAATGTGAATGACGTGTTCCGACACCTTGCTGACACAGGACGTTAGCGATATGGGCGTAAGATTGGCTAAGCCTGGAGGTCACCCCGGCCTGGTAATGAAGACAACCGATGCCATTTTCCAAGAGTCTGGGACAGAACCTTCTCTCCATATGCGATTGATCTCATCGGTAAGGAAGTTGATGGACTCTTCTTCCAGGTTCCTGAGGACCCTGTTAGAGATGCCATCCGGCCATGGAGCCGATCGTCCATTAAGGTTTTGAAGAAATTCCCAAACGTCACTGGTGGTAAAGGGCTCTCTGAACTCAGTGCAAGGGGGTCCAGTGTAAGACAGTCTTAACAGCTCCATCCAGTATAGCGTCTTCAGAATCAGACTGTGAGACCAAAATTTATGCGTCGAAGTACCCtaagaaacactatcgtctttaaaaattacaTGATGTAGCGATAaaaggaaccatgtgtagatgctaAGCAGCGGCCGCTAATACGCCATGCTGAAGCGATGGTATCGCGCATTCGCCGGTTCGAGGGCAGAGACGAAGGGAAAGGAGGACGCTCGGGAGAAGGATGCGAGCGCACCTGTTTTGCTCATTATCACGCGTGTTTTACCAAGCGTGTGAGTGGATCTGCGGGTGTATGGTCACTGCGTAAATATGTCGCTGCTTCCTTGAGAAgaaacttgcttgcttgcttgttcctatagaatttggctcgtacccactaccGGGCGTTGACCATTAAACCGGCGGTTATTGTAatcaaggaaatgaattggtaactttttgaagaagaaaaaaaattattcagtCATCTAGGAATTATAAGAGCGAATAATCATTAGGTAACTTACGAATGAAGTAAGTAAATAACTAATATTTGAAAGGAATGAATGAATGGTAATTTCAAAGAACTAGAATTTTattgggtaaaaaaaagaaaggaaatttAACAAGTAAACCTTCTTGAGTCTGAGAAACTCACAAACTGCTACGCAGACGCTCCTGTTGCTGTGGCTCCGAGGAGAAGCCCCAAGGAAAACGACATTTTCAGAATTAAAGGCTATGTTTAATTTTCTCAATATAAAAGACACTTAGTCGCGAGTGGCAcccctttcttttctttgttgtgAACGGCGCATGTTTCTCGTTTCGTTGACGGGGACTCGGCGACAAAGCCATTTCCCGTTACGCCGCTGGGGAAAGAGAGGCGCCTAAGGGGCGAAAAGGTGTACTCCGAGGTGGGGGCGGGGGCCTGAGAAGGACAAGAGGTTGCGGAGCGGGTCAGTCGACAAGAGAGATTGGTCGAGCAAGCACGTATGAACGGCCGTTATGATGCTTTCCTTGTGATGTTTGGCAGtgcattttattgcgatagcaatcgtatggacactctcagctggattttgccgtcgaCCGTATGTGTATACGCATCTgaatatatgaaaacgcaagacagAAAAATAATCCAagaaaagactccggcacgcggaatcgaacgtccgacctcttgATTGCGAGTGCGTGGCTTTAGCCACTGAACCACGAAGGATCACCTCCTTACATAGAAACCATTGAGGGGGtgcaactaaacacaacacacaggAAGAGACAGACGGGAACaggcgcaaactaccaactggctTTATTCAAGGAAGACGGAAACCTTCATATATCAACACCCTGCGCAGGGGACTGTCGTAACAACCACGAAAAATTTAAACTGTGTGTTGTTTTTAGTTGCGCTCTCATGATGATTCCTATGTTAAAGCACCAACACGCCGAACAGTCAACTCTTTTGGAGCACCTCCTTAACGTTGAAACAGCAagctatatctaccacttaccgctggtatAGTGccaagtatattctaggcactgtacCGCTGGCGATGACCGCCTCGGGGGAACtactgtgttttcagcattatcagagagatggcgcattgagcgcgcgtcgccagatcgtcacgacgcggcggcgcgcgctcatgcgtcgatctcccacgcgtactttgccccgcggaggtttgggagagggggggggggggagtcgacgCTCAcgtgtgcgcgcgcttatctcgcggtgaaCGAATcctacgccttgggctttcaccaaaACACTTATGTTGTAGCTACCGGGCACACTAAAGTTACTGTACTCGCTGCACAGtctacgtttgcgaaaagggcgcgctatTCAGACGCAATGTAGTAACAACTGACACTTATTGGCGCTCATTTGTGCCTGTGACTATaggttttgtgcgtcatttgtgcgtgagcaacacGGGGCACGTTGAGATCGGCTCGCCATTATTTGCGTAACGTTCCACTTTGTTGATATCGcactcattgcttcgcctttgcggcgaaGCTGTGATTTTTTCTACTTGTAAATAATGTAGATAAATGCAGTGTACTCTAGCGAACGGTGCCTTTCCTGATCGACAtcgcatagccccgccgcggtggactagtggataaggtactgggcgcggtattgaatcccggcgacagcggctgcatttccgatggaggcggaaatgttgtaggcccgtgtgtttagattggggtgcacgttaaaaaagcccaggtggtcgaaacttccggagccctccactacggcgtctctcataaaccacatggtggttttgggacgttaaaccccacatatcaatcaatcaatcataaacaTCGTATACAAGGGCTTCACTACAGTATTATTCCTTGCTTGATGGTACGCGACTTTTTTTTCCGTATTTCATTGAGAGATGTAGACAGCATGCCGTTGCCTGCCGCGCGGGGGCGCTGACAGGTAGGACGCCAGTGTGGCATGCTTTCCACGGTAGTTGCATCGTGTCCACCGATGAGCTCGGTTTAAGTACGCTCAAGAATGGCATTTCTTTATTTCAGTGACCCGCTGACACGAGGTAAGTTTTGCGGGGCTATGGTTATGGGAAATGCGCATGTGCGATGTTAAACATTGTAAATAAAGTGATTCAATGTTTGTGCGTGTCATCACGCACAAACATTGAATAAACAAacatcaaaaacaaacaaacaaaaataaacaaaaaatttttTGTAATGTAAGGTGCATAATTAGTATCGAGGCCTTGGCTTGTATATTTTCGGTACGTAATTTTGCCGATTGCTTTAAGCGACTATATATTCTGCATTGTTTATCATAACCATGCTGGGCGATATGGACACAATTTGATTCCTTCGCAAGTGAGAATTAATCGGGCTCGAATTATGACAATCGCCACGTCGTCCGCTGGTAAATCGAAGTGTAACATTTATCAGGGTGCCCTACAAAAAACACACGCATGCCGCGCATCCGTGGCGCACAAGGATAAACACGCCGGTCAGGAGGACTGCCGCGGCTCCGGCAGGCAGTCCCGCACGCAGTGGGCCATGGTGGAGTACGACTTGTAGATGCACGCGTGCTCCCATTCGCGACACGCGTGGCTGACGATATCGTAGAACCACCAGTGTTGCTGGTCCTTGCTCGCTGCGTGCGTGCAGTTGTAGACGGCCGTCAGGGGGAGCGGGTGTACGCACTCCCTCCGCGGCGTTCCTGCGCGGACATCAGCGATCATGCGTTTCCCTCGTGACTTATTCGATACAAGTGCTGCCTACGGCTACGAAAGTTACTGCACACCGCGGTGGTTAAGTGTTTATGGTGTTTGGTTGCTGTTCCCAAGGTCGAGAGGTTGAATGATGGCGACACCAACGCCATTTTGATGGTGGCCAAAGGCCAGagcttacatttaggtgcacgttcaagTACCCGAGTTAAAGTACCGCGGGTGATGCAAAATAGCGTACCACGAGGACGCTTCACTTTAACATTATCACAATGTCAGAGGTCGCGAGAATTTGTGACGTCGTCACACAACACCCTCGCTTGGTCAGAAGTGCACCGACACTGAAGGAAATGCCGAACCACTTTGGGAAGAAACATTGTTTATAGTGAGGAAAGGCACTCATAATGCATACTAGTGGCATAGCCAGacggtggcacaccaggcccgcGCCCCTCCCCTCGCTCCCACCGAAGTTCtctttcgccatggcatacagagcgaaaaatggccatttcaAAGGGATGCCCCTCCTCCCCGctcccccagaaaaaaaaagactctgcCTATGCCCCTGATACAAACATAAGGGACCACGCGAGTTCGTTATTCGACACGTGGGCTGAAAGCAGCCTGATCGAACTGTATCCCGATCTATAGTAGAGTGTAGATTTCACCAAAGCGTAGTTACTAATTTTTGTACGCACGGTAAGAGACTTAGAGCAATCTGAATGCCTGCTAAGGGGGGGAAGAAGGGTCAGGTGCATCCTTCCATTGCCTGCAGCTTTGTCACCGAGTGCTGACACAGGCGCGGAATTGAAACGAGATACGATACCCTCTGGAGCGAATTGTTAGCGCAACTTGTTGTTTGGGCAACGCCAAGTTTGTCGGAAGTTTGGGCTATCTGCAGTTGTAGTAACGTAGCATTTGTTGCGTATTGAAATACAAAATTCCAGCGCTCGAATGCGGCGCACTTCATTCTGTACATTGCAAGCGTCGCGAACCAAGCGAAACGCCGACAGCGCTCGAGTGCAGCGCACACCACTCTGCGCATTGCAGGCGTTGCGAAATGAACTTTGCAGCCCCGTTATAATACGCGAAACCAGCCGCCGAGCACGTATCAGCCCTGCAGGCGCACGAACTCCGACTGAGTTGACAGCACTCGTGAAGGAGGAAGAAACTGCGGTTAGAGGCCGGGTGCTTGGCATATCAATAGACTccgcgttcgctctctttcgtcctcgttcacTCTATTCGTTTCAGAGCTACCCTAAAACCGTTTATAGATCTCATATGCGGATATGcctttgtttttaggggcgaagctccttatagcggcacccgttcgtctcccgtagtatgtaacaagtataacattttgacctccaaggtggtgctggcgagagacttcttctgtgcgttgttgaacaataaaaaatagtgctcaatgtacatgtcaatgactgctaatggcaaatgagagacaggagcattcggcttttagttaacgcgcaggatgcgatcaccattagcagccattggcatgtatattgagctttatctgacaagaaagggttgctacgttatactcgctgggtgtaacctccttagctttagaaaggtttagcaagcgttgagccgcagtgccatgaatacaatgaacttgtatataccatgaatgaactcgaggtggttaaaaatgggaagtagatacgaagcgcaagccgtaagaaagtaaaagccgaattctccgcctctcatttcccattagcagccattggcatgtacattgagcaccatctgactgaaaaagtttgctacgtcatactcgctgggcgtaaccttcttggttttcgaaaggtttagcgagcgttcggccgaagtaacatgaatacagtgaactagtatataccatgaactcgaggtggttaagggtgggaagtggacccgaagcgcaagccgtaagaaagtgtgcgtgtgccaactctcgtttcgtccttggaatgtgcgctggatggcggtgcttctaaatggggaataaatatatgatgaaaagatgcgagatggtggtacttggactgtTGAATAGATGtatgaacggacacatagacagatgcatggatggacgcatgaacggacgcaggggcggctgcatggacgaacgcaaggacggacgcacgaacagacgcacgcacggacgggctgatggacgcatggatggtcacactgacggacgcatcgacggacggaagcaagaacgaatggacggacgaattcttcgccccatctccatcattcactccgtggatatgctgccattttttttaaaatatCAGCTATATCGACGCTCTTCAGCTGCACCGATCATTCGAGCACTAGTCCTGAATTCAGACCGTCACGTGACATTATTGCATGAGGACTGCGTCAGACAAGCCATGGTACCGGCTGACGCGACATACGTAAGTGTATGAAGGGTCCTTCCTTAAAAAAAGAGAGGGCGGTGTGAAGTTTCACTGCAGCAACGCTCTTCTCTAATTGAAGGGCCATGACTGTGGTGATGCACTTCCCCTTAGCTTTTCATTTCCGTCATGAGACCACTGATGTTCAAGCAACGATGCCGTGCGATGACATCATCAAGTGTCGTGATAGGACATCACTTGGAAGCCATAACGACATGAGAAATTTTGACGCGCTctgacgtcatcgtgacgtcaatGGTAATGTCATTATGTGGTAATGATTTTTGCAACACTGGTCCCTGGCACCGCAGTACACTGTCGCTGCGGATGCGAGACGACGATGCCGAAAGTCAGATTCCACGCTTGATGGAGCATCTAAGGCCTCCgtcttcaataaaaaaatgaaataaacaccTTGTTCACAGAGCGAGTTACACTCCTCCCTGCTGCTGAACCGGTATCCTCCGCCCTCCTGGAATCCTTTCTGAACGACGCACAGGTGAGAGGGCAGCCACTCGATGCATCCCCCGGGTGTCCCGGCACCCGGCATGTAGAACCAGCCATGGTCCCGCACCAGGGCTGTCAGGTTGCTGGAACAGTGCACCAGGCGAGGAGCGTCGCATCGGCTTTCGTGGACTTCACCGTCAAATGGTGCCACCTCGACCATTGCTCCTGCAGCGCGAAGAAAAGGCGAGGGCTTGTGGCATTCTTGCAGGTCTTTCAGAAAAGAAGGACGGAAGGAGTGGGAGAATTTGTTATTAGACAGAAGAGTGAGCGAACTAGTCGGTTCTGAGTAACCTCTACCAAAGATTCCGCTAGAGAAAGCGCGGCTTCTATTCCTTGCACTGTACTGCTACACATTCAATAGTCGCTTACAACTTAGGATACAATGTAAATACACTTGATTGAGGAAACGAGGGCAGAAAAAAAACTTGTCGTTTCCTCAACCCCGTGATCATGTAAAAAGGTGTTTTCTGTATTTGTGGTAGTGGGTGGAGGTCATGATGATTGGTCGAATCAGGAGGGAGTCCAAATGCGCAGTAGACATTGATAAAAAATAGCACAGTTGTAGGAAACGTCCCACAGCGCTTCACTTAAAATAACTAGCACAATAAGACAGGGACAAAGCAAGACACATGCAGGCAAAGTGATCCTTCCATTGTCTGCCAGCCTTCACCTATATGCTCATTAAGCCAGAGCGCCTTAACTGGTGATGTGCGTCGAACACTCAATTAGCTTGTCGGAGCCGCTAAAGAACACCGGTCGTATATAATGAAGTTGTTGCTACTAAAATTTTGTGGGAGTGAGATTTCAAGAGTATTATTGGGACACTACTATTACGAAGCCCACATTGCAACGGTTGTGGTTTTGTCACTACGAATGGGTACAGCACTCTCCACTATCGGGAACCAACGTTTAAACGGCGACACTTGAAGAGGCTGACATGAATGTAGAGTTAGGGCCTTAAAGTCATTTCAGAAGCTGTCTTAACATACTCAGACTGCTTTACACTCTTTCTTGAGACTTAGATGACTCAAGGCAAAAAATTGACTGTTGGTGTCTTCGATATTTGGTGACACCTGAAGACATGAGCGTCGGCAAAGTTCGGCGTTGGGTGATGGTAAACTGCTCCTTTTGCGCCATCCACCAGCCGCCACTCACGTCTGACACGACACTTAGTGAGACCGACGTTGACGTGAGCGCaagtgacgcaaaaaaaaaaaacacattaaaagTCGCTCAAAAGTGACGTGATACTCAAATGAACTTTGGGTCTCGTTGGCGTACCAATAGTCACACGGCCTCATGCATGGTAACCTGACCTCAGCAAGGCTGAAGAAATCGCCAAATTTTTTGCCGTCATCAGGACGTCTTTATGAGGTCACATGACGCGACGCCACATGATTATGGCACCACGTGACGTCGTTGGTTGGTTAAAGGTGGACCGAtaagaggcagtgcaaaaccaccTGAGGTAAACAGAGCTTGCAATGTCTCCGATTCTGGGGAGGGGAGGCATTGCACgttgactgagaaaaaaaaaattattgaccaCATATTGGTATGCTTCACtgccaatgtcgtcgaaagacgatagccttcttCCGGCCGTACTGCTTGTGTCAATTCTGGTCTCATCCACGTAAGGGATATATGGCACTGCGTGAAATATTGGTTCTTTTTAGCAGTGGCGTCATGAAATCtgagcttgtgcagaacccagGACCACTGCCAGGGGCAGCACTGTATCGTCGAATGAAGGCTTTTCCGTCATAAGCGTCGCATATTCAGCAAGTCCTCAGAAGCAGTACGgtttttagaattacgtatctgcGCATTTTCAAGTAAAGGAACGCACCACCTAATAGTGACATATTGATGTTGCGTCTCAGagatgcgtaatatttgcttttgaatcgacaatgttcacaataTGAGCGCAGCGACCAGTTCAAGATGAccgggcgttcagcaagtgcttaaagtTTCGCCGGGTGGCTGgatcgtgtgacagacagacagacagacagacagacacagacagtcagacagacagacagaccaaaatatgaaatttctgcTTTCAGGTATGCCACGACAGACTAtcatattaaaaaaagaagatgGCGGCTGCCGTCGAAGCGCGGAATAGTCATAAGACAATGAGAGACTCACTAGGGTGTGACACCTTCCCAG
Coding sequences within:
- the LOC142765074 gene encoding uncharacterized protein LOC142765074 — its product is MLTARSWNSLLYGPERLGHQTQLRREHINRVTTVLCVAIVLVMIVFFLATVALFVAAFGAGRSRHRLGETTTETEVTTPPHRNRSGKVSHPRAMVEVAPFDGEVHESRCDAPRLVHCSSNLTALVRDHGWFYMPGAGTPGGCIEWLPSHLCVVQKGFQEGGGYRFSSREECNSLCEQGTPRRECVHPLPLTAVYNCTHAASKDQQHWWFYDIVSHACREWEHACIYKSYSTMAHCVRDCLPEPRQSS